Proteins from a genomic interval of Ensifer canadensis:
- the hutH gene encoding histidine ammonia-lyase gives MTIILHPGSVPLEYLETIYWSGEPARLHPSFDAGIEKAAKRIAEIVAGNAPVYGINTGFGKLASIKIDSADVATLQRNLILSHCCGVGQPLAENIVRLILSLKLVSLGRGASGVRLELVRLIEAMLDKGVIPVIPEKGSVGASGDLAPLAHMAAVMMGHGEAFFEGARMSGAQALAKAGLTPVVLAAKEGLALINGTQTSTALALAGLFRTHRAAQAALITGAMSTDAAMGSSAPFHPDIHTLRGHQGQIDTAAALRALLSGSAIRESHIEGDERVQDPYCIRCQPQVDGACLDLLRSVARVLEIEANAVTDNPLVLSDNSVVSGGNFHAEPVAFAADQIALAVCEIGAISQRRIALLVDPALSYGLPAFLAKKPGLNSGLMIAEVTSAALMSENKQLSHPASVDSTPTSANQEDHVSMACHGARRLLQMTDNLFSIIGIEALTAVQGVEFRAPLTTSPELQKAAAALRAVSPTIEEDRYLADDLQAAGELIASGTLNAAISAGILPKLEA, from the coding sequence ATGACCATCATTCTGCATCCAGGCTCGGTTCCGCTTGAGTATCTCGAGACCATCTATTGGAGCGGCGAACCTGCCCGCCTGCATCCGTCGTTCGACGCAGGAATCGAGAAGGCGGCCAAGCGCATCGCCGAGATCGTCGCCGGCAATGCGCCTGTCTATGGCATCAACACCGGCTTCGGCAAACTGGCTTCGATCAAGATCGACAGCGCTGACGTCGCCACCCTGCAGCGCAACCTGATCCTGTCGCATTGCTGCGGCGTCGGCCAGCCGCTCGCCGAAAACATCGTCCGCCTGATCCTGTCGCTGAAGCTCGTTTCTCTCGGTCGCGGCGCCTCCGGCGTCAGGCTCGAACTGGTGCGGCTGATAGAGGCGATGCTCGACAAGGGCGTCATCCCGGTCATTCCGGAAAAGGGCTCGGTCGGTGCGTCCGGCGACCTGGCACCGCTTGCCCACATGGCAGCCGTCATGATGGGCCACGGCGAGGCATTCTTCGAAGGCGCCCGCATGTCCGGCGCACAGGCCCTTGCCAAGGCCGGGCTGACGCCGGTGGTGCTTGCCGCCAAGGAAGGCCTCGCGCTGATCAACGGCACTCAGACGTCGACCGCACTCGCGCTCGCCGGCCTCTTCCGCACCCACCGCGCCGCCCAGGCAGCGCTCATCACCGGCGCAATGTCGACCGATGCAGCGATGGGTTCGTCTGCGCCCTTCCATCCGGACATTCACACACTTCGCGGCCATCAGGGCCAGATCGACACCGCCGCCGCCCTTCGCGCGCTTCTCTCAGGTTCCGCCATTCGCGAAAGCCATATCGAGGGCGACGAGCGGGTGCAGGATCCCTATTGCATTCGCTGCCAGCCGCAGGTGGACGGCGCCTGCCTCGACCTGTTGCGCTCGGTCGCGCGCGTGCTCGAAATCGAAGCGAATGCCGTTACCGACAACCCGCTTGTCCTTTCCGACAATTCCGTCGTCTCCGGCGGCAACTTCCACGCAGAACCGGTAGCGTTTGCCGCCGACCAGATCGCGCTCGCGGTTTGCGAGATCGGCGCGATCTCCCAGCGGCGCATTGCCCTTCTTGTCGACCCGGCCTTGTCCTACGGACTGCCGGCCTTTCTCGCCAAGAAGCCTGGCCTCAACTCCGGCCTGATGATCGCCGAGGTGACGTCGGCGGCGTTGATGTCGGAAAACAAGCAACTTTCGCACCCGGCCTCGGTCGACTCCACGCCGACATCGGCCAATCAGGAAGACCATGTTTCAATGGCCTGCCATGGCGCCCGCCGGCTGCTGCAGATGACCGACAACCTGTTTTCGATCATCGGCATCGAGGCGCTGACCGCCGTGCAGGGCGTCGAATTCCGTGCGCCGTTGACAACGAGCCCCGAACTTCAAAAAGCCGCCGCAGCCCTACGTGCAGTTTCGCCGACGATCGAAGAGGACCGCTATCTCGCCGACGATCTGCAGGCGGCCGGCGAGCTGATCGCATCCGGCACCCTGAATGCCGCGATTTCTGCCGGCATTCTGCCAAAACTGGAGGCTTGA